A region of Thermodesulfovibrionia bacterium DNA encodes the following proteins:
- a CDS encoding CopG family transcriptional regulator — translation MARQSITLANQNDEWLKKQVAEEEFTSKSEAVNYLIKQAREREEYHNYVQMKIDRGLKSGFSTKTKEELLAEIKSRLNV, via the coding sequence ATGGCACGACAAAGTATCACTTTAGCCAATCAAAATGATGAATGGTTGAAAAAGCAAGTTGCAGAAGAAGAATTTACCAGTAAGAGTGAAGCCGTAAATTATTTAATAAAGCAAGCACGTGAGCGGGAAGAATATCACAACTATGTGCAAATGAAAATCGATAGAGGTTTGAAAAGTGGTTTTAGCACTAAAACCAAAGAGGAATTATTGGCGGAAATTAAAAGTAGGCTAAATGTATAA